One region of Brachybacterium saurashtrense genomic DNA includes:
- a CDS encoding PrsW family intramembrane metalloprotease: protein MSQPPPPPQSPHGDRSTPRARPRPGAAAPAADAPEFQARPRFQDYGNPRAYDTSVRRASGLTAARFAPAQIHRPEAAQPQSAWSTQMRRAQEVTQVAAKPPTVSILVWIALIALGFALLVVLGLFFLQFVVLSSANPVWWPVTAFLAGISLTVIALTMLIADRWDPQPLPLLLIAVFWGAAIAVGISYVLNTVNRELVYAVTGSDSAADFAGAVISAPLVEETSKGAGLLLLMLLARRYFNGPLDGLIYGALLGGGFAFTENILYYSRQLEEFGAFGVALLFVIRGVLNIFGHAIYVSLTGVIVGYVVRKWGSIMGFLVFLPALIPGMLLHSAWNLAATLGGGLVVLLVMSAVQALISLCWLILIGVLMWDESRLTRVRLGDYANQGWLTHEEVDMLATWKGRREGKRWAAQIGAKPVMKRFIRESADLASIRQRLLADGANPKVAEIERTLLERLSRNRQELLAAAR, encoded by the coding sequence ATGTCCCAGCCCCCTCCTCCGCCGCAGTCGCCGCACGGCGACCGTTCCACGCCCCGTGCGAGACCGCGCCCCGGCGCGGCGGCCCCCGCCGCCGATGCGCCCGAGTTCCAGGCCCGGCCCCGCTTCCAGGACTACGGGAACCCGCGTGCCTACGACACCTCGGTGCGCCGCGCCTCCGGCCTCACCGCCGCCCGCTTCGCCCCGGCGCAGATCCACCGGCCCGAGGCGGCCCAGCCGCAGTCCGCCTGGTCCACGCAGATGCGCCGCGCCCAGGAGGTCACGCAGGTCGCCGCGAAGCCCCCGACGGTGAGCATCCTGGTGTGGATCGCGCTGATCGCGCTGGGCTTCGCCCTGCTGGTGGTGCTGGGCCTCTTCTTCCTCCAGTTCGTGGTGCTCTCGAGCGCGAATCCCGTGTGGTGGCCGGTCACCGCCTTCCTGGCCGGGATCTCGCTGACGGTCATCGCCCTCACCATGCTCATCGCGGACCGCTGGGATCCTCAGCCCCTCCCCCTGCTGCTCATCGCGGTGTTCTGGGGTGCGGCCATCGCCGTGGGCATCAGCTACGTGCTCAACACCGTGAACCGCGAGCTCGTCTACGCCGTCACCGGCAGCGACTCCGCGGCGGACTTCGCCGGCGCGGTGATCAGCGCCCCGCTGGTGGAGGAGACCTCCAAGGGCGCGGGGCTCCTGCTGCTGATGCTACTGGCGCGCCGCTACTTCAACGGCCCGCTGGACGGCCTGATCTACGGCGCCCTGCTGGGCGGCGGCTTCGCCTTCACCGAGAACATCCTCTACTACTCCCGGCAGCTCGAGGAGTTCGGTGCCTTCGGCGTGGCGCTGCTCTTCGTGATCCGCGGCGTCCTGAACATCTTCGGCCACGCCATCTACGTCTCGCTCACCGGCGTGATCGTGGGGTACGTGGTGCGCAAATGGGGCTCGATCATGGGATTCCTGGTGTTCCTCCCCGCCCTCATCCCCGGCATGCTCCTGCACAGCGCATGGAATCTCGCCGCCACGCTCGGCGGCGGCCTCGTGGTGCTGCTGGTGATGAGCGCGGTGCAGGCGCTGATCTCGCTGTGCTGGCTGATCCTCATCGGCGTGCTGATGTGGGACGAGTCCCGCCTCACCCGGGTGCGCCTGGGTGACTACGCGAACCAGGGCTGGCTCACCCACGAGGAGGTGGACATGCTCGCCACCTGGAAGGGCCGGCGCGAGGGGAAGCGGTGGGCCGCCCAGATCGGCGCCAAGCCGGTGATGAAGCGGTTCATCCGCGAGAGCGCGGACCTCGCCTCGATCCGTCAGCGACTGCTCGCCGACGGCGCGAACCCCAAGGTGGCCGAGATCGAGCGGACCCTGCTGGAGCGTCTGTCCCGGAACCGGCAGGAGCTGCTCGCGGCGGCGCGCTGA
- a CDS encoding ATP-dependent Clp protease ATP-binding subunit: protein MEFQFTTRSQEAVTAAAEKAVERGNPQISSLHLLSALAAQRDGIGRAALEAVGASADDVLARADAAIDALPRTTGGASPTFVGTGYDALEAARREADAAGRTYLSTEHLMIGIALGKDEAARQLAAVGAAPKALRDAVQSLTPGEDRMNQMDSQNPEGTFQSLEKFGVDLTEMAREGRLDPVIGRDAEIRRVVQVLSRRTKNNPVLIGEPGVGKTAVVEGLAQRIVAGDVPDSLRGKRLISLDLSSMVAGSKYRGEFEERMKAVLDEIRTSNGQIITFIDELHTVVGAGGSGDGSMDAGNMLKPMLARGELRMVGATTLDEYRENIEKDPALERRFQQVLVGEPSVEDTVTILRGLKDKYEAHHKVTITDSALVAAATLSSRYISGRQLPDKAIDLVDEAASRQRMELDSSPEQLDILRRQVDRLKMEELALSGSEDPGSLARLDSVRAQLADRTEQMDELSARWEREKAGLNLVGDLKAQLEQLRMQADRAQREGDLTAASKILYGDIPALKEQLREAEETEAGAEGGTERPMVADHVGAEDIAEVVGAWTGIPAGRLLQGESEKLLRMEEIIGQRLIGQRRAVAEVSDAVRRARAGIADPHRPTGSFLFLGPTGVGKTELAKALAEFLFDDERAMIRIDMSEYGEKHTVSRLVGAPPGYVGYDEGGQLTEAVRRRPYSVVLLDEIEKAHPDVFDVLLQVLDDGRLTDGQGRTVDFRSTILILTSNLGAHVLQDAALAEQEKHERVMQVVRASFKPEFLNRLDDVVMFEALDREQLSRIVTLQVEEVAERLAERRITLDVSEAATRWLAAEGFDPLYGARPLKRLVQKEIGDGLARLILRGEVEDGQRVRVDAGPQGGGLALTVLDEEASPVDTPAYAATAAGEAPAGEPTDQPS from the coding sequence GTGGAGTTCCAGTTCACCACCCGTTCGCAGGAGGCGGTCACCGCCGCCGCGGAGAAGGCCGTGGAGCGCGGCAATCCGCAGATCAGCTCGCTCCATCTGCTCTCGGCGCTCGCCGCCCAGCGCGACGGGATCGGCCGTGCCGCCCTCGAGGCCGTCGGCGCGTCGGCGGACGACGTGCTCGCCCGCGCCGATGCCGCGATCGACGCGCTGCCGCGCACCACCGGCGGGGCGTCCCCGACCTTCGTGGGCACCGGGTACGACGCCCTGGAGGCCGCCCGCCGCGAGGCCGACGCCGCCGGCCGCACCTACCTGTCCACCGAGCATCTGATGATCGGCATCGCGCTCGGCAAGGACGAGGCCGCCCGACAGCTCGCCGCTGTCGGCGCCGCGCCGAAGGCTCTGCGCGATGCCGTCCAGTCCCTGACCCCAGGAGAAGATCGCATGAACCAGATGGACTCGCAGAACCCCGAGGGCACCTTCCAGAGCCTCGAGAAGTTCGGCGTCGACCTCACCGAGATGGCCCGGGAGGGCCGCCTCGACCCGGTGATCGGTCGGGACGCGGAGATCCGCCGCGTCGTGCAGGTGCTCAGCCGTCGCACCAAGAACAACCCCGTCCTGATCGGCGAGCCGGGCGTGGGCAAGACCGCCGTGGTCGAGGGACTCGCCCAGCGCATCGTCGCCGGGGACGTCCCGGATTCGCTGCGCGGCAAGCGACTGATCTCGCTGGACCTCTCCTCGATGGTCGCCGGCTCCAAGTACCGCGGCGAGTTCGAGGAGCGCATGAAGGCCGTCCTCGACGAGATCCGCACCAGCAACGGGCAGATCATCACCTTCATCGACGAGCTGCACACGGTGGTGGGCGCCGGTGGCTCCGGCGACGGCTCGATGGACGCCGGGAACATGCTCAAGCCCATGCTCGCCCGCGGCGAGCTGCGGATGGTGGGCGCGACCACGCTGGACGAGTACCGCGAGAACATCGAGAAGGATCCCGCGCTCGAGCGCCGCTTCCAGCAGGTGCTGGTGGGGGAGCCGAGCGTGGAGGACACGGTGACGATCCTGCGCGGCCTGAAGGACAAGTACGAGGCCCACCACAAGGTGACGATCACCGATTCCGCGCTGGTCGCCGCGGCGACGCTGTCCTCCCGGTACATCTCGGGGCGCCAGCTGCCGGACAAGGCGATCGACCTGGTGGACGAGGCCGCCTCCCGCCAGCGGATGGAGCTGGACTCCTCGCCCGAGCAGCTGGACATCCTGCGCCGCCAGGTGGACCGCCTGAAGATGGAGGAGCTCGCGCTCTCCGGCAGCGAGGATCCCGGCTCCCTGGCCCGCCTCGACTCGGTGCGGGCGCAGCTGGCCGACCGCACCGAGCAGATGGACGAGCTCTCTGCCCGCTGGGAGCGGGAGAAGGCCGGCCTGAACCTCGTGGGCGACCTCAAGGCGCAGCTGGAGCAGCTGCGCATGCAGGCCGATCGCGCCCAGCGCGAGGGCGACCTCACCGCCGCCTCGAAGATCCTCTACGGGGACATCCCCGCCCTCAAGGAGCAGCTGCGCGAGGCCGAGGAGACGGAGGCCGGCGCCGAGGGCGGGACCGAGCGGCCGATGGTCGCCGATCACGTGGGTGCGGAGGACATCGCCGAGGTGGTGGGGGCCTGGACCGGGATCCCGGCCGGGCGCCTGCTGCAGGGCGAGAGCGAGAAGCTGCTCCGCATGGAGGAGATCATCGGCCAGCGCCTGATCGGTCAGCGGCGCGCGGTGGCGGAGGTCTCCGACGCGGTGCGCCGGGCACGGGCCGGGATCGCGGACCCGCATCGTCCCACCGGCTCGTTCCTGTTCCTCGGGCCCACCGGCGTGGGCAAGACGGAGTTGGCCAAGGCGCTCGCCGAGTTCCTCTTCGACGACGAGCGCGCGATGATCCGGATCGACATGTCCGAGTACGGCGAGAAGCACACCGTCTCCCGCCTGGTGGGTGCCCCTCCGGGGTACGTGGGCTACGACGAGGGCGGTCAGCTCACCGAGGCGGTGCGCCGCCGGCCCTACTCGGTGGTGCTGCTGGACGAGATCGAGAAGGCGCACCCGGACGTGTTCGACGTGCTGCTGCAGGTGCTCGACGACGGCCGGCTCACCGACGGTCAGGGACGCACGGTGGACTTCCGCTCCACCATCCTCATCCTCACCTCGAACCTGGGCGCGCACGTCCTGCAGGACGCCGCCCTCGCGGAGCAGGAGAAGCACGAGCGGGTGATGCAGGTGGTGCGGGCCTCGTTCAAGCCGGAGTTCCTCAACCGCCTCGACGACGTCGTGATGTTCGAGGCGCTGGATCGCGAGCAGCTCAGCCGCATCGTCACCCTGCAGGTGGAGGAGGTCGCCGAGCGGCTCGCCGAGCGCCGCATCACCCTGGACGTCTCCGAGGCGGCGACGAGGTGGCTCGCCGCCGAGGGCTTCGACCCGCTCTACGGGGCGCGCCCGCTGAAGCGGCTGGTGCAGAAGGAGATCGGCGACGGCCTGGCCCGGCTGATCCTGCGCGGCGAGGTCGAGGACGGACAGCGGGTCCGGGTCGATGCCGGACCGCAGGGCGGGGGGCTCGCCCTCACCGTGCTCGACGAGGAGGCCTCGCCGGTGGACACGCCGGCGTACGCGGCGACGGCCGCGGGGGAGGCGCCGGCCGGAGAGCCGACGGACCAGCCCTCCTGA
- a CDS encoding RNA-binding S4 domain-containing protein: MSARRDEPPPSTVRLDVWLWSARLMPTRSAATAACRGGHVRRNGEPVKAAQKIVVGDELRVRLPGRERIVVVTRILTTRVGAPIARESYEDHSPEPAPQLAAAPPRRERGTGRPTKRERRQFDRLRGRDAARHPGLDDDQDR, encoded by the coding sequence ATGAGCGCTCGACGGGACGAGCCCCCGCCCTCGACGGTGCGCCTGGACGTGTGGCTGTGGAGCGCCCGGCTGATGCCCACGCGGTCCGCGGCCACCGCCGCCTGCCGGGGCGGGCACGTGCGCCGCAACGGCGAGCCGGTGAAGGCCGCGCAGAAGATCGTCGTGGGGGACGAGCTGCGGGTGCGCTTGCCGGGCAGGGAGCGCATCGTGGTGGTCACACGGATCCTCACCACCCGGGTGGGGGCGCCGATCGCGCGGGAGAGCTACGAGGACCACAGCCCGGAGCCGGCACCGCAGCTCGCGGCCGCGCCGCCGCGGCGAGAACGCGGCACGGGCCGGCCCACCAAACGGGAGCGACGGCAGTTCGACCGCCTGCGCGGCCGCGACGCCGCCCGGCACCCGGGGCTGGACGACGACCAGGACCGCTGA